Below is a genomic region from Rosa chinensis cultivar Old Blush chromosome 5, RchiOBHm-V2, whole genome shotgun sequence.
TCCTTCTAAGATGGTGGAAGCTTATCCATAATTACAGACACAATTATAAAATCATCCATATGCATTTTAAATTGGCTAAATTGATTGTGTATATGCATAATCTCATGGAATTGTACAACTATTGATCTATCATCAGTCATCTTATAATTAAAGAACTTTGAGACAAGAAGTTTCTTACTGGTAACATCTTCTTAAATATACTTAGCCTCAAGTGCATCTCATATCTCTTTTGCAGTAGCCATCTCATGGTAGATATCAAATAATGCATTAGACACTGCATTGCAGATGTGACCTTTGCAAACGTAATCATCTTGTTCCCACTTAACTCTTTCACGCTGCGCAGCAAGGGTTTCATCTTCTATTTCTTCAGGTTTTGGAGTAGTAAGCACATAGACCACCTTTAGGCTTGACAACAGGAAATGCAATTTCTTTTGCCATCATTTGAAATTTGCTCcatcaaagtgatcaaatttcacaaagttTGCTGTGAACTCCTTCAAAGATGCCATATCAAGTTATAGTCTGAAAATTGTTGGAAAAAGGTAGGAAGTTTGATCTGTGGGTTATGACAAATTGAGAAAACTTATTGCTTCAAGGCACGTTGTAGCAACGCTTTCTTTCAGACTATATTTGCCACCACTACTTGTGTGTACGTAAAGGGTTAGTGCAAATAAGCCTTGTGGATACAATGAAGCCTAGCAATCCTGCTATTGTTGATCCTTGTCTTGCACTTATGAAGATCAACCAAACACTCAATTGAAAGTTTCAAGAGGCTCAAGGTTTCTAGAAACTAAAACTGCAGAACTCTAGTTtctgaaatttatttttgtaaaacAGAGAAGTAATAGATAGGAGGAGTTAAAGAAGAAAGCAGAGTATATCTCAAGATACAGGAAGTCAGGTTCTGTTCTTAACCTACAGAATATCACATACTCCTTCATTTAGGAATGTATGTATCTTCAAATGGTGACTACCTTTGGCATTCAACCCTTCCTTAACAGTAGCATCCTTTCGTTTATGAAAGAGGATGATTAAAGGATATAATTCATATCCCAAAAGTCATCAGTATAGGTTACTTACATCTGCACAATTTAACCAACAGATTGGTGTTTGTGAAGCAACACAATGCTTCACCAATATAATTGTCAATCGTTTCCTATATTTGAGattcttttgaaatttgaattgtgGTGATCAGTTACAATTCAATTATCTTCTTTATAATTTGAAAATTATTCCAACAGACTAGGCTAACTATATGGAGGCAAGggacaaagaaaacaaaataaacaaattgagagagagagagagagagatataggaAATATATATGAGTCTgcagaaaattaaagaagaaatgtGCAGTTCTGCATATGGAAGACTAGATTGCTCGTTCTCTTTTTAGAGGGTAGATTTGCAGTTCTgcaaattttacaaaaattagagGTCTAAATGCCAAATGTGGAGGCGTGAATAGAAGCACTCCTAATAAAATCAACCtctgataataaaaaaaatatataaaaaaataaaaactaatacAGTGAAACTAGAATCAAGCTATAATAGACTATTTGCCAACATTATTGAAACTCTTCCTCAAGCTGGAGATTAAATATCAAGTTATCAACTATCTAGTCACAACTAGGTGTAAATTTACTAATCGTGCTTGAGAATGACCTGCAAGTAATTCCAAACGAACGCTCTATTTATTTCTCAATAAGAATTTATCCAAGGATCggtgaagaagataaaaacatcATTTTGGTAGTATACAACTGCATTTAGGCGTCAACTTCCTGCGTTTGTCAACATGATGACTTCataattgaattgttattattattttttttttggaattcatGAGAGATATTCAGAGTAACATCATGAGCCACCAACATCATGCATTCTTAAGTAGTCTCTTAAAACAACCCAAATCACAATAACAAACCCCATCTGCCTTTCTGAAGAGCATTGGATCAATAGTAGACACCATCTTGCTGAATACACTATCATTTGGACTTGGATTTGAGCCATATACATCTCACTTGGATCACCACATATTGCATATATGCAATTAAACTTTAAGCCTCTGAAAGGGTCAGTCAAGATTGGTGGCAAGCGAAAGACCAATTTGATCCAAATTCAACTTGGCCACAGAAGTGAATGTGGTCGTATAATAGAGACAATAAGTTTGCCTAACTTTTTAGCAATGCAAGTCCTTGGCCTTTCAACTGTACTATCAAGATTCCACTTCTTTCTATACACCCAACGATAACCAATAATGTGAGACCTGCAAACTCGGAGAATTGTCTTCCCAGCTTGTGAGCCACACCAAACTCACGGAACTTTCATGTTCACGATGAAGACAAACCAGGCTGTAGCCTCTACGAGTACAAATGCAAACTTGGTTTTAAAACCTTCCAATAGTCCTAGCCAAATCTGAATTGGTCTCCTACACGTTCTACGGTTTTTACACAAAAAACAGCTGGTCCAAAACCTGTAACACGTAATACAGAAGGTCTTTCCTGGAATGAGCCAAATTTGTGGTCACTACTCCAAGTGCCCCAGGCCACTTCACAGTAATGAAAGACTTCCTCTGCCACTTGAAAGGTAGCGatgttttccaaacttcttccaTAATTTCTCTCCGAGCTGCTGCTTTTGGTGATACATGTTTTCAAGCCAAAATAGCTTTGCACAAATCAAACTAAAGGAAAACTTTTGCAACATTTAAAAATGACTAAAACTGGACTGGGTCATGTGTACCACCCAAACATGTCTAATCACCTAGATATGCATGACATGGTTCTAAGTCTCTTAACTTCGCAATTGGAAGAAGACAGACTAAAATTCCGCAACAACTATTGATCCTCAAATTCCATTGCAATTTCTATTCTTTGAGCTCTTAGACTTGCTTAACTGACGCAGTACTTGTGTTAGTCTACTTATCCCTTAAAAGACTTGAGTTTTGGGTTAGGAAATTGCCAAACGGTAAGATAATTATAGGGTCATTGAAGTTGGGGATAGGTGATAGAATAGTTTGGTGAGAAGCAGCGTCAAACAGAAGCTGAGAAATGTGAAACAgctgttgtattttttttttctttttgaaaaagaGTTGATGAACCGGGTGGACTTTGGAGGATAATTCTGTGATTTTATGTTAAAAATACAAGTCACAAACTCGGATCAGAATAGAAGTTCATTATATGCATTGCCAGAGCCCAGAGGGCAGTATATATAAGtgttgatcatatatatatatatatatatatatatatatatgttaaaaagtattgacttactttgtagagagtaagaaacgtataaagagagatgaggggaaAATAGAGAAGTGTCTTATTCAGTCTTAGAGGCCtcccttatatagaggtagggtttacatgataagtgtttaaactattgatatattacatgtaggtccctaactaataacgtggacagccacataagaaataatatttacaacactcccccttggatgtccaccaattgATGATGGCATTGGACgtgcttattgttgcctcgttaaaaaccttgccaggtaacaaaaactcagtgggataaaaataacctggtcgaaggacaaaaagagcacaacgctcatatgtcctaggtagcatgtttcttgatgctccccctgattgcaatctccccctgatctttGCATGCGTCGCTTGATAGCTTTGAGAGTCGTCTCAATCCGATCCCTTCCACTAACTTCTGGAAAGTACACTTAGGTAGAGATTTGGTGAATAAATCAGCCAAGTTTTCATCGGATCGAATTTGCTTCACTGTAATTTCTTGATTCTTTTGAAGCTCATGAGTGTGAAAGAACTTTGGCGCGATATGCTTAGTCTTGTcacctttgatgaatccttctTTAATCTGAGCAATACAAGCAGTATTGTCTTCATACATGACTGTTGGTTTGTTAGTTACTGAAGGTAAATCACAGGTGCTTCGAATGTGGCGAATCATGGATCTTAACCAAAAACATTCTCGGCCAGCCTCATATAAAGCAATTATTTCTGAATGATTAGAGGAAGTTGCCACGAGTGTTTGCTTAGATGATCGCCATGAAATTGCTGTGtctccacaagtaaaaacatatcCTGTTTGAGAGCGACCTCTATGCGGATCAGAGAGATATCctgcatcagcatatccaacaatcgTGGGATTATCAACAGATTTATTTGTGTAGAATAAACCCATATCTGTTGTACCACGAATGTAGagtaaaatgtcttttatgccttTCCAATGGCGTGatgttggagcagagctatatcttgccAATACACTAACTGCAAATGCAATGTCTAGTCTTGTACATTGTGCCAAATAAAGTAGGGTACCAATAGCACTAAGATATGGTACTTCTGGACCAAGGATAATTTTGTCATCTTgtcttggacgaaatggatctttcataGTGTCAAGACTCCGAACAACCATTGGGGTACTCAGTGGGTGAGCcttttccataccaaatctcttcagAACTTTTTCTGTATAAGCAGATTGATGGACAAGAATCCCACTATCCAAATGCTGAATTTGCAACCCAAGGCAATACCTTGTTTttccaaggtctttcatttcaaattctttctttaaatATTCAGCAGTTTTTCCAAGTTCTGAAGAACTTCCAatcagattcatgtcatcgacataaactgcgacTATTGCAAAACCAGAATTTGATTTCTTAATGAACACGCAAGGACATATAGGATCATTGACATATCCTTCCTTAAGTAGATACTCACTGAGGCGGTTGTACCACATTCGTCCagattgcttcaatccatataagGATCGTCTCAGTTTGATTGACTACATATTGCGTGGTTTTGCAGTTGCTTCAGGCAACCTAAGTCCTTCTGGGACTTTCATGTAGATATCAGTATCTAACTCACCGTATAGGTATGCAGTAACAACATTCATAAGACGCATATCAAGTTTTTCTGAAACTACTAAACTTATTAGATAGCGGAATGTGATAGcatccattacaggagaatatgtTTCCTCATAATCTATCCCAGGCCTTTGTGAAAAACCTTGCGCAACAAGTCGCGCCTTATATCttgcaatctcatttttctcattacgctttctcacaaatacccatttatatCCAACCGGTTTGACATTGGGTGGTGTTTGGACAACATGTCCGAAAACACTGCGTTTTTCTAGAGAATTTAGTTCAgtttggattgcatctttccatttgagCCAGTCATGTCTCTGTCTACATTCATTAACAGAGCGATGTTCAGTGTCATCGCCTTTTATTATTTCAGTAGCTACTGCGAATGAGAATATATTGTCTATGATCATATCTCTACGATCCCACAACTCATCGGTGTACACGTAGTTTACGgaaatttccttattttcaggtACCTGAGCCTCTTCATGGGCTGGTGTCTCATCGATGTCATTTTCCTCTTCTGTAGTCACAGAATCATGAATTGTGGATCGGACATTAATGTCTTGCCCAATATTCTCTTCAGGGGCGATTTCATTAGGATTCAGATGTGCCTTTGTTTTCCTCTTTCTAGGAACTGAATCTTTTGAACCTACAGGTCTGCCACGCTTCAGGCGTGCAGCAGATGGCTCATTGGCCGCCACATTATTTTGTCCAATTTGGACATTAATTCTTGCCGGTGCATTTATTGCTgggatatgtgatcttgtcacttttgctGTGTCAATGAATGCATCAGGCATTGTGTTAGCAATATTTTGAAGGTGCAGAATCCTTCGTACTtcaatttcactttctttagtACGAGGGtcaagatgagatatagtgggtACAGTCCACATTAATTCACGACGTTCATTTGGAACAGTCTTATCTCCCCCCTAACAGCGAgaatattgtctcatcaaaatggcAATCTGCAAACCGTGCGGTGAAGGTATCACCCGTCATGGGTTCTAAATACCGAATAATGGATGGTGAATCAAAACTAATGTAGATTCCCAATCGACGTTGAGGGCCCATCTTTGTTCGTTGTGgcggtgcaataggcacataaacagcACAACCAAATGTTCGAAGATGGGAGATATTGGGCTGGCTCCCAGAAACAAGTTGTAATGGGGAATATTGATGGTTGGCTATGGGCCTCAACCGAATTAAAGCTActgcatgcaaaattgcatgTCCCCATGCAGAAACTGGCATCTTTGTTTTCATTAGCAAAGTGCGAGCTATGATTTGAAGTCTCTTAATAAGAGCTTCTGCcaaaccattttgtgtatgaacatgaggaactgaatgttcaatttcaattcccatagacatgcaataatcatcaaacgtTTGAGATGTAAATTCACCAGCATTGTCTAAACGAATGGACTTGATAGAGTAGTCCGGGAATTGAGCTCGTAATTTAATTATCTGAGCAAGTAGTTTGGCAAATGCCACATTACGGGTAGACAAGAGGCAAACATGTGACCATCTTGTAGAGGCATCAACTAggaccataaaatatcgaaatggtccacAAGATGGgtcaataggtccacaaatgtcCCCTTGAATTCTTTGTAGAAAAGATGGGGATTCGATATCTATCTTTGCATAAGATGGTTTAACCACCAATTTCCTTTGTGAGCAGGCTTTCCAAGGGTTGCTTGGCAAAACAATATGTTTAGTCATCAATGGATGTCCATTGGAATTTGTAATGATCCTACGCATCATGGTGGATCCAGGGtgacccaaacggtcatgccaaagcataaATGTATGTTGATTTTTGAACTGCTGGTTCACAACATGGTATGCCTCAATTGGTTGAATAGTTGTGTAATACAACCCAGATGATAGGGCAACCAATTTTTCCAATATATGCTTTTGGCAGTTTTTATTGGATGTAATGCAAAAATATTCCACATGATTGTCATTCGTGGTCTCAATGTGGTATCCATTTAAACGGATATCTCTAAAACTGAGGAGATTTCTTCTGGATCTCGAAGAATATAAAGCCTCTTGAATGGACAATTGAGTTCCATTGGGTAGCCTAATGTGGGCTCTTCAGGAGCCTTCAATCAGGTCTGCAGGACCTGAGATAGTAGTCACATTGGCTTTAGAAGGCGTTAAAGTGGAGAAATAAATCCGATCACGAAGGATCgtatgtgtagtggcactgTCAGCaagacatatttcttctccatcCTTCATAAGTTGAGAGCATCCAAAATCCATGTTCATGCCttcataaaagaaataataataataattaattaattagtctgACTAAGGCAGTAAAACATGATATTATAGATCATTTATAGATAAAAACAATTTAGTCATTCATTTGGGtacgagagaaaaaaaaatatatatatatatatatatacccatcataattccttgacgtaaaaaaaaaatagatgcaTCATAGACCACATGCAATTTAATTAATGAGCTCCAGAAAAAAAATAGGGAGGCCCCTTATGCAATTTAATTAATGCATCATAGACCACATGTGTCATAGACCACATGAAAAACATATGCAATTTAATTAGATGCATCATAAACCACATGATAGAGCAAAAAATATCCAGAAAAAAACTTCTTTTTATTGCCTTGCAAAATAGCTAGGaacaaaccaaactaaaaaaaatcagAGGCCTAAACAAAAGGTGACTAATGTaggaagaaaattaaaaaaaaatgcctaAACATAGGCTGACAACTAGTAGTCGTCAAGAATTCCACCACTGGTCATATCATCAAAATTGCTTCCATTGTTCGCAAAAAAATCTGAGACATCGAGCGGAGTAATGTCTATAGGCTCAGATGAATCCCAAGGGTCAGAGTGGTCAATGTAGTTTGTCTCcacatgtttctttttcaaGGAAGCTTTGTAGAGGGCCACCAAATGGTCTTCTGCACGACAGGTGCGAGCCCAATGGCCTTTACCACCACATCTAAGACAAACACTGTCTTCATTTTTATGAGGTTTGATCATCTGACCATTTCCTTTAGTAATCTTGGCATTGTTCCTTGGGCCCAACTGCTGGTTGTAGCCCCCACGAGCTTGGCCATTTTGTCGACCCTGACCACGGTTACGGGCTTTGCCATGCCTTCCACCACGTCTATTGCCATAACCACTAGTAAAAGTAGCATTCGCTTCAGGGAATGGTTGTGATCCTGTAGGGCGAGACTGATGGTTCTTCATTAAGAGCTCATTGTTTTGCTCAGCCACCAGAAGACAAGAGATGAGATCAGAATATTTGGTGAATCATCTTTCTCTGTATTGCTGCTGTAAGACCATATTGGAGGCATGAAAAGTGGAGAAGGTCTTTTCAAGCATCATGGCCTGAGTTACAGTTTCTCCACAAAGATTCATTTGGGAGGTGATCCTGAACATGGCAGAATTATAATCTATCACAGAACTGTAATCTTGAAGGCGCAGATGCGTCCATTCATAAAGTGCTCTAGGGAGCACAACAGTCTTTTGGTGAGCGAACCTATCTGCCAAACCTGTCCATAGCTGAAGTGGGTCTTTGACAGTTAAGTACTCGTCCTTCAATCCCTGATGGAGATGGTGGCGCAGAAAAATCATAGCCTTAGCTTTATTCTGCGGGGACGCTGagtttccttccttgattgTAGGCCCAAGGTTTTGGGCTTCGAGATGAATCTCTGCATCAAGGGCCCAAGACAGGTAGTTCTTGCCAGAGATGTCAAGGGCGAcaaaatccaattttgccaaattcGTCATCTTCCTGCCACAATGAAGATGAGGTATGTTAGGATCCATGTATAGTGTTAGAACTACAGGTTCTTAACAAATAAGTAATCAATATCGAAACTTCAAgttcgaaaaaaaaatgaacattgGATCGCAATTATATACACGAAGCTTCAGGTTCGTGGTCTTAtgattagaacttcaggttctaaaatTCCGTATttttgaacttcgggttcaaacGGATATGTACTCGAAACTTCTGGCTCGAGTAGCAGTAGTGAAACTTCTTGTTCACTTGTATTATGAATATTAAGTATGCTTAATTGATAAAACATATAagataaatttaattaaataaatatcagATATGCTATAAGGAATGAAACAGCAAAAATATATCCATTATGTTAACAACATatacctcatatatatatatatataaaggaacGTGTTTGTGAAgcaggatatatatatatatatatatatatatatatatatatatataaaggaacGTGTTTGTGAAGCAGGATAtattaaactatatatatatatatataggattgtACCCAGGATATTATATGATGTATATTATagacgatacttgtacccaggatatattaaactatatatatatatatatataggattgcagaagcacaaaaaaataaaacattccatAAACCCTAATATGACACTGAAGCAACTGCAATAAGGCGCCGTATATCAAAAAATAAgtcaaaaaataaacaaaacattgGTATGATGCTGTATATCTCCATAAACCCTAATATGCATAATTGATATAGATTATAAATAAACTCATAAATCATGAGTTATAGTTAAGAGCAACAACGTTGCACTATAAACTCgtagatcatcatagagttttaagaaaaatagcagagcgtgctgataacgtgttaaaaagtattgacttactttgtagagagtaagaaacgtataaagagagatgaggggaaAATAGAGAAGTGTCTTATTCAGTCTTAGAGGCCtcccttatatagaggtagggtttacatgataAGTGTTTAAACTATTGATATATTACATGTAGGTCCCTAACTAATAACGTGGACAACCacataagaaataatatttacaacaatatatatatatatacatatatgtatatagggCTCTTCCACTAAAGGattcttttttggtcttttatagggataggacattaaaccaacttttcgatcacattttgacatctcaaccgtttagtttttaggtcctaatgtgcagatcatttctgcaaattttcagtcaaatcagTGATCATTgaggtatcaaactagaataaactaatgaacgaaccaaatctatcAAACTTGAACCATTCATACTTGTAATCTTAAGTCaccgttttgaatgccttaaagataatcaatttggctgaaaatttgcagaagtgatctacataTTTAGACCTATAatttgaacggttaagatgttaAAATATGACCCAAAAGttagtctaatgccctatccctagaaaagaccaaaaaaagggatccctcactagaagggcatatataaatatatatatatatatatatatatatatatatacaggcccgATCAAGGGCGGATGTCCGCActgtcgctaaagtgcggacgtcgacgcagCAGGCAGCTTCAAGGCCACGACGACGGCGCGGGGCTTGTAGGAGGGAGGCCGAAGGGCATCCTGGACAGTTCTGGGCACCGTTTGAGGTCGAAGGAGGTCGagcttgccggtttctgggcagccacctcacctgcaactgcaggttctgtgcagcactGCAAAacccgtcgccggcgactccacccaaCTGCAGACCCCTCCGCACGACCCCTGGCCTCCCTCCGGCAAGCCGCGCCGTGCCGTCGCCACTCGATCGAGGCCGGAGcagcgacgtccgcactttttctgagttgcggacgtccgctctcgaacggctccatatatatatatatatatatttatttatttatgttatttttttttaaatacaagTCACAAACTCATGTTAGAATAGAAGTTCATTATCTGCATTGCCAGAGCCCAGAGGGcagtgtgtgtctatatatatatatatatatatatatatatataattatgtgATATTATGTTAAAAATACAAGTCACAAACTCATATCAGAATGGAAGTTCATTATCTGCATTGCCAGAGCCCAGAGGGCAGTATATATAGGTGTtgatcatatatatacatagtacAGATCCtattcagagcgaggcctcactttgaaattaaagtgggAAGTTAGAGCTTAGGGTCACTTtgcggtctcatatccacatctcgaccattcagcttttaggtactaatttataaatcatctctgcaaaatttcagtcaaattgatggtcgttaagacaTTAATAACTATCTTAAAGCTAGTATGATTCAGGTTGgatagattcagttcgtccattgatttatccgagttagataccttaaagatcattaatttggctgaaattttacagagatgatctatacattaatacctaaaaattgaacggtcaagatgagaatatgagaccgaaaagtgactctaaacttcaacctcgcactttaatttcgaagcgaggcctcgctctggataggatctgtacatctatatacacacacacacacacacacacactcaagtGATCTGTAAAATATTCGCAAACTACAACAggtatatatttatttacttttaaaCTGAATTCTCTATTAGACATACAATAAGGTAAAAAAACAAATGTGTACATCttatttatcaagacaaagGGCATATATACTGGACAATCATGTACAGAAATTCAATACGAAATGAAAAGGGTATATGGTACCAGCATGGTATATGGTACCAGCATTCTATGTGATGGTTCTTAAGCGCTTTACGGGAGCCTTCAGAGAAGATAGGTACTTTGCATCGGCCTTCTCTATTCCATTAAAAAGATAACTGAATGGTGGCATTTCTATGTACTTGCCAGAACCAGGAACAACCTTCAGTTCATCATTTTGCCAAACAACTCTTCCACCAGAAATAGTGACTTCAACCTTTCCCTGAGAAAATGGAGCATTAACTCTGATGCCAGGGTATCACAACAATGTAAAATGAATTTGCGTAGAAAATTATACAGATGTCACAAAACACACGTCAGTTCTAAAATTAATGATGAGGTATATTGTGACTTGTAAATAGAGAAAAGTTTGAGGGGACAAATGTGATGTTAGGAAACATACAACAAAATAGTAGTGATCAGATTACCTTCCCTCTCCATCCCTCGTAGACATTGGTATCAGATTTAGAGTGATGGGACTTTGCACTTATTTCAAAGCTTGAGTTTGGATTTAATATAATTATATCGGCATCCGATCCAGCACGAATTGCTCCCTTCCTCGgatatatattgaaaatcctaGCACTGAGAGTATTGTGGCCATGGAAATCAATTTGCCAtaatataggcagcataacaggAACTGTACAAAAAAGTGCAATTCTCTGCTTTTCTCTAAACTTCAAGTTTCAGATATAAGCAAAGAAAAGATAAGATACCATTCAGCACTTGTCAACCGGACATAGTCAGTTACAGAAATTTGACCTGATTCCTGAAAGTAATGCAGCGAAAGAGcgatttaaaataataataataataataataataataataataaataaataaataaaatctcaaTTCAAGCTGCTTATTTTGAAGGATGTGCATGCAGGAACTATTTAACAGCTTACCACCATTGTATCCCATAGGACATGCATCCTCTCCTCAATACCTAATTATCAGTTAATTTGattagtaggaaaaaaaaaaaaaacagttgccTTGTATGCAAAGCAGACCATATATAGAATATTAACAATATCAAAGACTTTCTCTGACTACCATTAACACCATTTGGAATTTTCTGGAAATCATCAATTCCAAGAGCTTTCTGTGTAGAATTGAAGGCACAATGATCAGTTCCTACAAGCTGCAAAATACAAAAACTCTCGTAAGGAACAAATATATGTTAAAAAAATTTGTTCAATATTAGACTTTGGCAGCTGAagtatttataaataaatacagTATAGGAAGCTGGGTATTAAGAGTGATAAGTAGCTGTCTGGTTCGGAGTATAATGTCAAGGGAATACCATAATCTGGTCTCAACATTAACAGCAAATTCCTATTTCTTGTTTCTATCATTTTCAAACTTAGGTAAATTAACCATAAGGACTGAATAAAATAGTTCTCAGATAACTTTCAAACAAGAGACACCTGCAGAATTCCCATTGAAAGAGCAGCTTGGAGGGCTCTGTCATGTCCTGCAGCCCTGATAGGGGGACTCATGACATACCTAAAACATCACGAGATCTTTATGCTTAACATG
It encodes:
- the LOC112203971 gene encoding uncharacterized protein LOC112203971; this translates as MKNHQSRPTGSQPFPEANATFTSGYGNRRGGRHGKARNRGQGRQNGQARGGYNQQLGPRNNAKITKGNGQMIKPHKNEDSVCLRCGGKGHWARTCRAEDHLVALYKASLKKKHVETNYIDHSDPWDSSEPIDITPLDVSDFFANNGSNFDDMTSGGILDDY
- the LOC112203972 gene encoding uncharacterized protein LOC112203972; translation: MTNLAKLDFVALDISGKNYLSWALDAEIHLEAQNLGPTIKEGNSASPQNKAKAMIFLRHHLHQGLKDEYLTVKDPLQLWTGLADRFAHQKTVVLPRALYEWTHLRLQDYSSVIDYNSAMFRITSQMNLCGETVTQAMMLEKTFSTFHASNMVLQQQYRER